From Anoplopoma fimbria isolate UVic2021 breed Golden Eagle Sablefish chromosome 11, Afim_UVic_2022, whole genome shotgun sequence, one genomic window encodes:
- the si:ch211-120g10.1 gene encoding butyrophilin subfamily 3 member A3 yields the protein MMMQCFHFMVEPAKNFTAKIKESHKRAKNEKREPLNEDQLFVVDLARDLSRVCQRSAVLEHIWNLDDTWPSSLCRVFILQWASMLESKKRPMQTDGWPEVEEVKQPDMINEQDLLEAKTVILNWIKDLRAQPEQSVWPGEPVAKVLEDLQSAWRWGRAPNLLSAMELVFWTLIVQRPDKDTIPQQWLMWKQKTQSIGAISYIPQPVWDWISDAAVEVNLDLDTANPDLLISNDEKRMRCGFERKEVPNYHQRFDGWWCAVGMEGFGSGRHYWEVEVGERDWRLGVAKESALRKGFRSLNTDTGYLSLRLERGTELKALTVPFTALPPGLIPRKVGIYLDYDRRQLSFYDVDKHFHIYTYNESFDEKLFPLFGTVEIIKDLVIKSPAARSQCLCPSPCLWG from the exons ATGATGATGCAATGTTTCCACTTCATGGTGGAGCCGGCCAAAAACTTCACGGCCAAGATAAag GAATCGCACAAGAGAGCCAAGAATGAGAAGAGGGAGCCTCTGAATGAGGACCAGCTGTTTGTTGTGGATCTGGCTAGAGATCTAAGCCGAGTATGCCAG AGGTCAGCCGTCCTGGAGCACATCTGGAACCTTGATGACACCtggccttcctctctctgcagggtcTTCATCCTGCAGTGGGCCTCCATGTTGGAGAGCAAG aAGAGGCCGATGCAGACAGACGGCTGGCCAGAGGTGGAAGAGGTCAAGCAGCCTGATATGATTAATGAGCAGGACCTGCTGGAGGCCAAAACTGTGATCCTCAACTGGATCAAGGACCTGAGAGCTCAGCCTGAG CAAAGTGTGTGGCCCGGGGAACCTGTGGCGAAGGTTCTGGAAGACCTGCAGTCGGCCTGGCGTTGGGGCCGCGCCCCTAATCTGCTGAGCGCTATGGAGCTGGTTTTTTGGACTTTAATTGTGCAGCGCCCAGATAAG GATACCATACCTCAGCAGTGGCTCATGTGGAAGCAGAAGACTCAGAGTATTG GTGCTATATCCTACATTCCTCAACCAG tgtgggACTGGATCTCAGATGCAGCAG TGGAGGTGAATCTGGATCTGGACACAGCCAACCCCGATCTGCTCATCTCCAACGACGAGAAGAGGATGCGCTGTGGCTTTGAGAGGAAGGAAGTTCCCAACTACCACCAACGCTTCGACGGCTGGTGGTGCGCCGTCGGGATGGAGGGCTTCGGCTCCGGCCGCCACtactgggaggtggaggtgggtgaGCGGGACTGGAGGCTGGGCGTGGCCAAAGAGTCGGCCCTGAGGAAAGGCTTCAGGTCCCTGAACACGGATACGGGCTACCTGAGTCTGAGGCTGGAGAGGGGCACCGAGCTGAAGGCGCTGACGGTGCCGTTCACCGCCCTGCCGCCCGGCCTCATCCCCCGCAAGGTGGGCATCTACCTCGACTACGACCGCCGCCAGCTGTCCTTCTATGACGTAGACAAACACTTCCATATTTACACCTACAACGAGAGCTTCGACGAGAAGCTGTTCCCCTTGTTCGGTACCGTGGAGATCATCAAGGATCTGGTGATCAAGTCTCCAGCAGCCAGGAGCCAGTGTCTCTGCCCTTCACCCTGCCTCTGGGGTTGA